A single Triticum dicoccoides isolate Atlit2015 ecotype Zavitan chromosome 2A, WEW_v2.0, whole genome shotgun sequence DNA region contains:
- the LOC119351857 gene encoding zingipain-2-like, with amino-acid sequence MAPIHSSRRLDGTLLALLLVLVAATAFVSAAAARGDALAARHERWMAKYGRVYTDAAEKLRRQEVFAASARHIDAVNRAGNLTYTLGLNQFSDLTNEEFVEKHLGYRHQRGEESTPMAAVNMSMAQFESTPDSVDWRAQGAVTQIKDQAACSCCWAFAAVAATEGLVQIATSNLISMSEQQVLDCTGDPSNCDSGYVNDALSYIAKSGGLQQEAAYPYIGQQGACRGGDVSPNSAAAVGAPRWVNLNGDEGALQELVASQPVAVGVEADLDFHHYTSGVYTGSSSCGQNLNHAVTVVGYGTDGGGQEYWLVKNQWGTGWGEGGYMRLTRGNGGNCGMATYAYYPTMDSS; translated from the exons ATGGCGCcgattcacagctcacgccgcctcgaCGGCACACTGCTTGCGCTTCTGCTCGTGCTCGTGGCCGCCACTGCCTTTGTCAGCGCGGCCGCGGCGCGAGGGGACGCGCTGGCCGCCCGGCACGAGCGGTGGATGGCCAAGTACGGGCGCGTGTACACGGACGCTGCCGAGAAATTGCGCCGGCAGGAGGTGTTCGCGGCCAGCGCGCGGCACATAGATGCTGTCAACCGGGCGGGCAACCTGACGTACACTCTCGGGCTCAACCAGTTCTCCGACCTCACCAACGAAGAGTTCGTGGAGAAGCACCTCGGGTACCGTCACCAGCGCGGCGAGGAAAGCACGCCGATGGCCGCGGTGAACATGTCCATGGCTCAGTTCGAGTCCACGCCGGACAGCGTGGACTGGAGGGCCCAGGGCGCCGTCACCCAAATCAAGGACCAGGCTGCCTGCA GTTGTTGCTGGGCAttcgcggcggtggcggcgacggaaGGGCTCGTACAGATCGCCACCAGCAACCTCATCTccatgtcagagcagcaggtgctCGACTGCACCGGCGACCCCAGCAACTGCGATAGTGGCTACGTCAACGACGCCTTAAGCTACATCGCCAAGAGCGGCGGCCTGCAGCAGGAGGCAGCCTACCCGTATATCGGCCAGCAGGGCGCGTGCCGCGGCGGCGACGTCAGCCCAAATTCGGCCGCCGCCGTCGGCGCACCCCGGTGGGTGAACCTGAACGGCGACGAGGGCGCGTTGCAGGAGCTCGTCGCCAGCCAGCCGGTGGCCGTGGGCGTGGAGGCCGACCTTGACTTCCACCACTACACGAGCGGTGTGTACACCGGCAGCTCGTCGTGCGGGCAGAACCTGAACCACGCCGTGACGGTGGTCGGCTACGGGACGGACGGCGGCGGGCAGGAGTACTGGTTGGTGAAGAACCAGTGGGGGACGGGGTGGGGCGAGGGGGGCTACATGCGCCTCACGCGCGGGAACGGCGGCAACTGCGGCATGGCCACCTACGCCTACTACCCCACCATGGACAGCTCTTAA